The following are encoded together in the Ovis aries strain OAR_USU_Benz2616 breed Rambouillet chromosome X, ARS-UI_Ramb_v3.0, whole genome shotgun sequence genome:
- the MED12 gene encoding mediator of RNA polymerase II transcription subunit 12 isoform X19: MAAFGILSYEHRPLKRPRLGPPDVYPQDPKQKEDELTALNVKQGFNNQPAVSGDEHGTAKNVNFNPAKISSNFSSIIAEKLRCNTLPDIGRRKPQVNQKDNFWLVTARSQSAINTWFTDLAGTKPLTQLAKKVPIFSKKEEVFGYLAKYTVPVMRAAWLIKMTCAYYAAISETKVKKRHIDPFTEWTQIITKCLWEQLQKMAEYYRPGPAGSGGCGSTIGPLPHDVEMAIRQWDYNEKLAMFMFQDGMLDRHEFLTWVLECFEKIRPGEDELLKLLLPLLLRYSGEFVQSAYLSRRLAYFCTRRLALQLDGVSSHSSHVMSAQSTSTLPTTPAPQPPTSSTPSTPFSDLLMCPQHRPLVFGLSCILQTILLCCPSALVWHYSLTDSRIKTGSPLDHLPIAPSNLPMPEGNSAFTQQVRAKLREIEQQIKERGQAVEVRWSFDKCQEATAGFTIGRVLHTLEVLDSHSFERSDFSNSLDSLCNRIFGLGPSKDGHEISSDDDAVVSLLCEWAVSCKRSGRHRAMVVAKLLEKRQAEIEAERCGESEAADEKGSIASGSLSAPSAPIFQDVLLQFLDTQAPMLTDPRSESERVEFFNLVLLFCELIRHDVFSHNMYTCTLISRGDLAFGAPGPRPPSPFDDPADDPERKEAEGSSSSKLEDPGLSESMDIDPSSSVLFEDMEKPDFSLFSPTMPCEGKGSPSPEKPDVEKEVKPPPKEKLEGTLGVLYDQPRHVQYATHFPIPQEESCSHECNQRLVVLFGVGKQRDDARHAIKKITKDILKVLNRKGTAETDQLAPIVPLNPGDLTFLGGEDGQKRRRNRPEAFPTAEDIFAKFQHLSHYDQHQVTAQVSRNVLEQITSFALGMSYHLPLVQHVQFIFDLMEYSLSISGLIDFAIQLLNELSVVEAELLLKSSDLVGSYTTSLCLCIVAVLRHYHACLILNQDQMAQVFEGLCGVVKHGMNRSDGSSAERCILAYLYDLYTSCSHLKSKFGELFSDFCSKVKNTIYCNVEPSESNMRWAPEFMNDTLENPAAHTFTYTGLGKSLSENPANRYSFVCNALMHVCVGHHDSDRVNDIAILCAELTGYCKSLSAEWLGVLKALCCSSNNGTCGFNDLLCNVDVSDLSFHDSLATFVAILIARQCLLLEDLIRCAAIPSLLNAACSEQDSEPGARLTCRILLHLFKTPQLNPCQSDGNKPTVGIRSSCDRHLLAASQNRIVDGAVFAVLKAVFVLGDAELKGSGFTVTGGTEELPEEEGGGGSGSRRQGGRNISVETASLDVYAKYVLRSICQQEWVGERCLKSLCEDSNDLQDPVLSSAQAQRLMQLICYPHRLLDNEDGENPQRQRIKRILQNLDQWTMRQSSLELQLMIKQTPNNEMNSLLENIAKATIEVFQQSAETGSSSGNAASNMPSSSKTKPVLSSLERSGVWLVAPLIAKLPTSVQGHVLKAAGEELENGQHLDTSSRKERDRQKQKSMSLLSQQPFLSLVLTCLKGQDEQREGLLTSLYSQVHQIVTNWKDDHYLDDCKPKQLMHEALKLRLNLVGGMFDTVQRSTQQTTEWAVLLLEIIISGTVDMQSNNELFTTVLDMLSVLINGTLAADMSSISQGSMEENKRAYMNLVKKLRKELAERQSDSLEKVYQLLPLPKPTRDVITCEPQGSLIDTKGNKIAGFDSIFKKEGLQVSTKQKISPWDLFEGLKPSAPLSWGWFGTVRVDRRVARGEEQQRLLLYHTHLRPRPRAYYLEPLPLPPEDEEPPAPTLLEPEKKAPEPPKTDKPGAAPPSTEERKKKSTKGKKRSQPAVKTEDYGMGPGRSGPYGVTVPPDLLHHANPGSISHLSYRQSSIGLYTQNQPLPAGGPRVDPYRPVRLPMQKLPTRPPYPGVLPTTMTGVMGLEPASYKTSVYRQQQPAVPQGQRLRQQLQSQGMLGQSSVHQMTPSSSYGLQTSQGYTSYVSHVGLQQHTGPAGTMVPPSYSSQPYQSTHPSTNPTLVDPTRHLQQRPSGYVHQQAPTYGHGLTSTQRFSHQTLQQTPMIGTMTSLGPQGVQAGIRSASILPEQQQQQQQQQQQQQQQQQQQQQQQQQQYHIRQQQQQQQQQQILRQQQQQQQQQQQQQQQQQQQQQQQAHQQQQQQAAPPQPQPQSQPQFQRQGLQQTQQQQQTAALVRQLQQQLSNTQPQPNTNIFGRY; encoded by the exons ATGGCGGCCTTCGGGATCTTGAGCTACGAACACCGGCCCCTGAAGCGGCCGCGGCTGGGGCCTCCTGATGTGTACCCTCAAGATCCCAAACAGAAGGAG GATGAATTAACGGCCTTGAATGTAAAACAAGGTTTCAATAACCAGCCCGCTGTCTCTGGGGATGAACATGGCACTGCCAAGAATGTCAACTTTAATCCTGCCAAG ATCAGTTCCAACTTCAGCAGCATCATTGCAGAGAAGTTACGTTGTAACACCCTCCCTGACATTGGTAGAAGGAAGCCCCAAGTGAACCAGAAGGACAACTTCTGGCTGGTGACTGCACGATCCCAGAGTGCCATTAATACTTGGTTTACTGATCTGGCTGGCACCAAGCCACTCACACAACTAGCCAAAAAG GTCCCCATTTTCAGTAAGAAGGAAGAAGTGTTTGGGTATTTAGCCAAATACACAGTGCCTGTGATGCGGGCTGCCTGGCTCATTAAGATGACCTGTGCCTACTATGCAGCAATCTCAGAGACCAAGGTTAAGAAGAGACATATTGACCCCTTCACAG AATGGACTCAGATCATCACCAAGTGCTTATGGGAGCAGCTTCAAAAGATGGCTGAATACTACCGACCAGGGCCTGCTGGAAGTGGGGGCTGTGGCTCCACTATAGGGCCCTTACCCCATGATGTTGAGATGGCAATCCGGCAGTGGGACTACAACGAGAAGCTGGCCATGTTCATGTTTCAG GACGGAATGCTGGACAGACATGAGTTCCTGACCTGGGTACTTGAGTGTTTTGAGAAAATCCGTCCTGGAGAGGATGAACTGCTTAAActgctgctgcccctgctgcTTCGA TACTCTGGAGAGTTTGTTCAGTCTGCATACCTCTCCCGCCGCCTTGCCTACTTCTGTACACGGAGACTGGCCCTGCAGCTGGATGGTGTGAGCAGTCACTCATCTCATGTGATGTCTGCTCAGTCGACAAGCACACTGCCCACCACCCCTGCTCCTCAGCCCCCAACTAGCAGCACACCCTCTACACCCTTTAGTGACCTGCTTATGTGCCCTCAGCACCGGCCCCTAGTTTTTGGCCTCAGCTGTATCCTTCAG ACCATCCTGCTGTGTTGTCCTAGTGCCCTGGTTTGGCACTATTCACTGACTGATAGTCGAATCAAGACTGGCTCACCACTTGACCACCTGCCTATTGCCCCCTCCAACCTGCCCATGCCAGAGGGCAACAGTGCCTTCACTCAGCAG GTTCGTGCAAAGTTGCGGGAGATCGAGCAACAGATCAAGGAGCGAGGACAGGCCGTTGAGGTTCGCTGGTCTTTTGATAAGTGCCAGGAAGCTACTGCAG GCTTCACCATTGGACGAGTACTCCATACTTTGGAAGTGTTGGACAGCCATAGTTTTGAACGCTCTGACTTCAGCAACTCTCTTGATTCCCTCTGTAATCGAATCTTTGGATTGGGGCCTAGCAAGGATGGGCATGAG ATCTCCTCAGATGATGATGCAGTGGTATCATTACTGTGTGAATGGGCTGTCAGCTGCAAGCGTTCTGGTCGGCATCGTGCGATGGTGGTAGCCaagctgctggagaagagacaggcagAGATTGAGGCTGAG CGTTGTGGAGAATCGGAAGCTGCAGATGAGAAGGGTTCCATTGCCTCTGGCTCCCTTTCTGCTCCCAGTGCTCCCATTTTCCAAGATGTCCTCTTACAGTTTCTGGATACACAGGCTCCCATGCTGA cGGACCCCCGAAGTGAGAGTGAGCGAGTGGAATTCTTTAACTTGGTACTGCTGTTCTGTGAACTGATTCGACATGATGTTTTCTCCCACAACATGTACACTTGCACCCTCATCTCCCGAGGGGACCTTGCCTTCGGAGCCCCTGGTCCCCGGCCTCCCTCTCCCTTTGATGACCCGGCTGATGACCCAGAGCGCAAGGAGGCtgagggcagcagcagcagcaagctggaG GATCCAGGACTCTCAGAGTCTATGGACATTGACCCTAGCTCCAGTGTGCTCTTTGAGGACATGGAGAAGCCTGATTTCTCA TTGTTCTCCCCCACTATGCCCTGTGAGGGGAAGGGCAGTCCATCCCCTGAGAAACCAGATGTTGAGAAGGAGGTGAAGCCCCCACCCAAGGAGAAGCTAGAAGGAACCCTTGGGGTTCTTTATGACCAGCCGCGGCATGTGCAGTATGCCACACACTTTCCCATCCCCCAG GAGGAGTCATGCAGCCATGAGTGCAACCAGCGGTTGGTCGTACTGTTTGGGGTGGGAAAGCAGCGAGATGATGCCCGCCATGCCATCAAGAAAATTACCAAGGATATCCTGAAGGTTCTGAACCGCAAGGGGACAGCAGAAACTG ACCAGCTTGCTCCTATTGTGCCTCTGAATCCTGGAGACCTGACATTCTTAG GTGGGGAGGATGGACAGAAGCGGCGACGAAACCGACCTGAAGCTTTTCCCACTGCCGAGGATATCTTTGCTAAGTTCCAGCATCTTTCGCATTATGACCAACACCAGGTCACGGCTCAG GTCTCCCGGAATGTTCTGGAGCAGATCACGAGCTTTGCCCTTGGCATGTCGTACCACTTGCCTCTGGTGCAGCATGTGCAGTTTATCTTCGACCTCATGGAATATTCACTCAGCATCAGTGGCCTCATCGACTTTGCTATTCAG CTGCTGAATGAACTGAGTGTAGTCGAGGCCGAACTGCTTCTCAAATCCTCAGATCTGGTGGGCAGCTACACCACGAGCCTGTGCCTGTGCATCGTGGCTGTCCTGCGCCACTATCACGCCTGCCTCATCCTCAACCAGGACCAGATGGCACAGGTCTTTGAGGG GCTGTGTGGCGTAGTTAAGCATGGGATGAACCGGTCCGATGGTTCCTCTGCAGAACGCTGTATCCTTGCATATCTCTATGATCTGTACACCTCCTGTAGCCATTTAAAGAGCAAATTTGGGGAACTCTTCAG TGACTTCTGCTCCAAGGTGAAGAACACCATCTACTGCAATGTGGAGCCATCAGAGTCCAACATGCGCTGGGCACCTGAGTTCATGAACGACACTTTAGAGAACCCCGCTGCTCACACCTTCACCTACACGGGGCTAGGCAAGAGTCTTAGTGAGAACCCTGCTAACCGCTACAGCTTTGTCTGCAATGCCCTTATGCACGTCTGTGTGGGGCACCATGATTCGGATAG GGTGAATGACATCGCCATCCTGTGTGCAGAGCTGACCGGCTATTGCAAGTCACTGAGTGCAGAGTGGCTGGGAGTGCTTAAGGCCTTGTGCTGCTCCTCTAACAATGGCACTTGTGGTTTCAACGACCTCCTCTGCAATGTAGAT GTCAGTGACCTGTCTTTTCACGACTCCCTGGCCACTTTTGTTGCCATCCTCATCGCTCGGCAGTGTTTGCTCCTGGAGGATCTGATTCGCTGTGCGGCCATCCCTTCACTCCTTAATGCTG CTTGCAGTGAACAGGACTCTGAGCCAGGGGCCCGGCTTACCTGCCGCATCCTCCTCCATCTTTTCAAGACACCTCAACTCAATCCTTGCCAATCGGATGGAA ACAAGCCTACTGTAGGAATCCGCTCCTCCTGTGACCGCCACCTGCTGGCTGCCTCCCAGAACCGCATCGTGGATGGAGCTGTGTTTGCTGTTCTCAAGGCTGTGTTTGTACTTG GGGATGCGGAACTGAAGGGTTCGGGCTTCACTGTGACAGGAGGAACAGAAGAACTtccagaggaggagggaggaggtggcAGTGGCAGTCGGAGGCAGGGTGGCCGCAACATCTCTGTGGAGACAGCCAGTCTGGATGTCTATGCCAAGTACGTGCTACGCAGCATCTGCCAGCAG GAATGGGTAGGAGAACGTTGCCTTAAATCGCTGTGTGAAGACAGCAATGACCTGCAAGACCCAGTGTTGAGCAGTGCCCAGGCCCAGCGCCTCATGCAGCTTATCTGCTACCCACATCGGCTGCTGGACAACGAGGATGGGGAAAACCCACAGCGGCAACGCATTAAGCGTATTCTCCAG AACTTGGACCAGTGGACCATGCGCCAGTCTTCGTTGGAACTACAGCTCATGATCAAGCAGACCCCTAACAAT GAGATGAACTCCCTCTTAGAGAACATCGCCAAGGCCACAATCGAGGTTTTCCAACAGTCTGCAGAGACAGGGTCATCTTCTGGAAATGCTGCAAGCAACATGCCCAGCAGCAGCAAGACCAAGCCTGTGCTCAG CTCCCTAGAACGCTCGGGTGTATGGCTGGTGGCTCCTCTCATTGCCAAACTGCCCACCTCAGTCCAGGGGCATGTGTTAAAGGCTGCTGGGGAAGAATTGGAGAACGGCCAGCACCTGGACACCTCTTCCCGCAAAGAACGTGATCGACAAAAGCAAAAGAG CATGTCCCTGTTGAGCCAGCAGCCCTTCTTATCCCTGGTGCTGACATGTCTGAAGGGGCAGGATGAGCAGCGTGAGGGACTCCTTACCTCCCTCTACAGCCAGGTCCACCAG ATTGTGACTAACTGGAAAGATGACCATTATTTAGACGATTGCAAACCAAAGCAGCTAATGCATGAGGCACTCAAACTGCGGCTCAACCTG GTGGGGGGCATGTTTGACACAGTGCAGCGCAGCACCCAGCAGACCACGGAGTGGGCTGTGCTCCTCCTGGAGATCATCATCAGCGGCACTGTCGACATGCAGTCCAACAA TGAGCTCTTCACCACTGTCCTGGACATGCTAAGCGTGCTCATCAATGGGACCCTAGCTGCAGACATGTCCAGCATCTCCCAGGGCAGCATGGAGGAAAACAAACGTGCCTACATGAACCTGGTGAAGAAGCTGCGG AAAGAGTTGGCGGAACGCCAGTCGGATAGTCTGGAAAAAGTTTACCAGCTGCTGCCACTGCCCAAGCCGACTCGAGACGTGATCACGTGTGAGCCGCAGGGCTCCCTTATTGACACCAAGGGCAACAAGATTGCTGGCTTCGACTCCATCTTCAAGAAGGAG GGTCTTCAGGTTTCCACCAAACAAAAGATCTCTCCCTGGGATCTTTTTGAGGGCTTGAAGCCATCAGCGCCACTGTCTTGGGGCTGGTTTGGAACAGTCCGGGTGGACCGGCGCGTGGCCCGTGGAGAGGAGCAGCAGCGACTGCTGCTGTACCACACACACCTGAGGCCCCGGCCCCGCGCCTACTACCTGGAGCCACTGCCACTGCCTCCAGAAGATGAGgaaccccctgcccccaccctgctaGAGCCTGAAAAAAAGGCTCCAGAGCCCCCCAAAACTGACAAACCTGGAGCTGCTCCACCCAGCACTGAGGAACGCAAGAAGAAGTCCACCAAGGGCAAGAAGCGCAGCCAGCCTGCCGTCAAGACAGAA GACTATGGAATGGGCCCAGGCCGAAGTGGCCCCTACGGAGTGACAGTACCTCCAGACCTCCTGCACCATGCCAACCCTGGCTCCATCTCCCACCTTAGCTATAGGCAGAGCTCCATAGGCCTCTACACCCAGAACCAGCCACTGCCAGCAG GTGGCCCCCGCGTGGATCCATACCGCCCCGTGCGGTTACCAATGCAGAAGCTGCCTACCCGCCCACCTTACCCCGGAGTGCTGCCCACGACCATGACTGGTGTCATGGGACTGGAACCTGCCTCCTACAAGACGTCTGTGTACCGACAGCAGCAGCCTGCAGTGCCCCAAGGACAGCGCCTTCGCCAACAGCTCCAG AGTCAAGGGATGTTGGGACAGTCATCTGTCCATCAGATGACTCCCAGTTCTTCGTACGGTTTGCAGACCTCCCAG ggCTATACTTCTTATGTTTCTCATGTGGGATTGCAGCAACACACAGGCCCTGCAGGTACCATGGTGCCCCCCAGCTACTCCAGCCAGCCTTACCAGAGCACCCACCCTTCTACCAATCCTACTCTTGTAGATCCTACTCGCCACCTGCAGCAGCGGCCCAGTGGCTATGTGCACCAGCAGGCCCCAACCTATGGACATGGGCTGACCTCCACTCAAAG GTTTTCCCACCAGACACTGCAGCAAACACCCATGATAGGCACCATGACCTCACTGGGCCCCCAGGGTGTCCAGGCCGGCATCCGGTCGGCTTCCATCCtgcctgagcagcagcagcagcagcagcaacagcagcaacagcagcaacagcagcagcagcagcagcagcagcagcagcaacagcagtaccATAtccggcagcagcagcagcagcagcagcagcaacagatccTGCGG cagcagcaacagcagcagcagcagcaacagcagcagcagcagcaacagcagcaacagcagcagcaacaagcacaccagcagcaacagcagcaggcgGCTCCtcctcagccccagccccagtcccAGCCCCAG TTCCAGCGCCAGGGGCTTCAGCAgacacagcaacaacaacagacaGCAGCTTTGGTCCGGCAGCTCCAACAACAGCTCTCCA ACACCCAGCCACAGCCCAATACCAACATATTTGGAcgctactga